In the genome of Bombus affinis isolate iyBomAffi1 chromosome 7, iyBomAffi1.2, whole genome shotgun sequence, one region contains:
- the LOC126918793 gene encoding zinc finger MYM-type protein 3 isoform X1, producing the protein MDSNIGMELSTNQTQKDSDTENETKSKDMNESNKRTDITINEEQRLVISKEDENFVDQNEGNNKIKKKKINMVDEIEKNLSDENSKSIQLSTTISCQENLSTTKSCQQNISEEGNLIVKELSLQESNTSTVVTDCNDTQSLTLHESTTKNISQEKGSIELMISNTIDKDDIDKLSDNINVVECTKSKKSLRDISEEVENVNIDGSCDLHLAEKEIVENVLEDSQINKQFAVNEKNNSDNKKTDSMETSESNDRNVTEKNIIEPENTEFVQFSQEKHGDAQIESQSMDAEDPFGGDSLTTENIESMDTDDLTETNIGFSKLCNQTNNLPAIVNNEESSFSNNKNKKDDNNGANKDSSIDILRSPNVTLDLQDTSKNGNENSVQSECNENLHINSTEKCDNQTKKSVDEITPMDTEEEQSNVLPGQDDELCIIPDSMKVIIPEQTEKSNSSNKESIHKDNHKQNEIKQTCENSGPNNDENKDLHQSLKEQNTINESIVTDAKNIRTETDSSNKITDITTDVINIDEESKNSEIEEITTKEICKQCNEEKSCKIKVKIGFDTYNVCSKTCKALFKVANNKAMDIPSDGVNSKREKRCANCLLIVEPNDERNLSWETMEFCNEECLGKFQTKYGSYCRNCNGSVQAVSLGKYCVRFGYDVRQFCCSTCLEEFKKGLKVCSYCQKDISSSAEGFLAPVGDKGQFKDFCTQDCMEKYSKMSSVEPPNIEKKCCSVCQEEKIVHCEVQIDRSDPVAICSEPCFAAFKFVKKVDPDQCSTCKKFFELPNKKSSVVFYENEAHTFCSKTCLNVFIITNRKIVPCNWCKVKKYNFDMIKKELKTCQVMMMCSLNCLTLYQVSINAVSAKRINCDFCKEFSQAQYHLTMSDATIRNFCSYHCVMNFQAQYTKSPITIPTGDDPVPTGMPKRTLPQRNTNSNNQKVNDIQNKKNMPVISSVTSLATIGNGQSSPTTQQNSVNNMLVPSVAISQNQTQQVIYKQHIITRPPSPVQIHNKTTQCKPVMHTKGVSVRPHPCTKASQTDGIHQAVVPIPVPIYVPFPMHMYTMPFPVPLPFPLPIPVPIFIPTTRNSAKGIFKEIKRIQEKIPADPFEAELLMMAEMVATEKKANETDSDSTDDRDEDTGDRDHSHSGVFSPEGVDSSNTFGDDMLQMALKMATGELDEPAVDLEAALTPNTITATQAPTQSDTTIENDVQSERLIVPSRGRKRMVPYKPRSTPNKRGRRVSGTNDMPLMPPPEPQPPPQPRIIEPIEKPDANMALKYTFGVNAWRQWVVTKNAELEKQSTPIRKMKLFKTDLLQLTADELNYSLCLFVKEVKKPNGAEYAPDTIYYLCLGIQQYLFENNRIDNIFTDSYYERFTDCLNEVAKKFSVLYNDAQYIVTRVEEEHLWECKQLGAHSPHVLLNTLMFFNTKHFNLVTVEEHMQLSFSHIMKHWKRNPAAQLTTGAGKVPGSRNVLLRFYPPQSALEGNSRKKKVYEQQENEENPLRCPVKLYEFYLSKCPESVKTRNDVFYLLPERSCVPDSPVWYSTSPLAKEHLIKMLYRIKMVKEINVALLTS; encoded by the exons aTGGATTCTAATATTGGTATGGAATTATCAACTAATCAAACTCAAAAGGATTCAGACacagaaaatgaaacaaaaagTAAAGATATGAACGAATCTAATAAAAGAACAGATATTACTATAAATGAAGAACAGAGATTAGTAATCTCGAAAGAAGATGAAAATTTTGTTGATCAAAATGAAGGCAAtaataagattaaaaaaaaaaaaataaatatggtagatgaaatagaaaaaaatttaTCTGATGAAAATTCAAAAAGTATTCAATTATCAACCACTATATCATGTCAAGAGAATTTGTCAACTACTAAGTCATGTCAACAAAATATTTCTGAAGAAGGTAACTTAATAGTAAAGGAATTATCTTTACAAGAAAGTAATACAAGTACTGTGGTTACAGATTGTAATGACACACAATCATTGACTTTACATGAAAgtactacaaaaaatatttcacaGGAAAAAGGTTCAATAGAATTAATGATATCCAATACTATTGACAAAGATGACATAGATAAATTATCAGATAATATCAATGTAGTAGAATGTACAAAATCTAAAAAAAGTTTAAGAGATATATCAGAAGAAGTAGAAAATGTCAATATAGATGGTTCATGTGATTTGCACttagcagaaaaagaaattgttgaaaatGTTTTAGAAGATTCTcaaataaacaaacaatttgcagttaatgaaaaaaataattcagATAATAAAAAGACTGACTCAATGGAGACATCAGAGAGTAATGATAGAAATGTGACAGAAAAAAACATTATAGAACCAGAAAATACTGAATTTGTGCAGTTTTCTCAAGAGAAACATGGAGATGCACAAATTGAAAGTCAATCTATGGATGCTGAAGATCCTTTTGGTGGAGATAGTCTTACAACAGAAAATATTGAATCTATGGATACTGACGACCTTACTGAAACTAATATAGGATTTTCTAAATTGTGCAACCAAACTAATAATTTACCAGCTATTGTAAATAATGAAGAAAGCAGttttagtaataataaaaacaaaaaggATGACAATAATGGAGCAAATAAAGATAGTTCCATTGATATTTTACGTTCTCCAAATGTTACATTGGACTTACAAGATACTAGTAAAAATGGTAATGAAAATTCAGTTCAATCAGAATGCAATGAAAATCTACATATAAATTCCACTGAAAAGTGTGATAATCAAACAAAGAAATCTGTCGATGAAATAACACCAATGGATACTGAAGAAGAACAATCTAATGTTTTACCAGGACAAGATGATGAGTTATGTATTATCCCAGATAGTATGAAAGTCATAATTCCTGAGCAAACAGAAAAATCAAACTCTAGTAATAAAGAATCAATACATAAAGATAACCATAAACAAAATGAAATTAAGCAAACATGTGAAAATTCCGGACCAAATAATGATGAAAACAAAGACTTACATCAAAGCCTGAAGGAACAAAATACCATAAATGAATCTATTGTAACAGATGCAAAAAATATCAGGACAGAAACAGATTCAAGTAATAAAATCACAGATATTACTACAGATGTTATTAACATTGATGAAGAGTCAAAAAATTCCGAAATTGAAGAAATCACAACTAAAGAAATTTGTAAACAATGTAACGAagaaaaatcatgtaaaattaaagtaaaaattgGTTTTGATACTTACAATGTATGTTCGAAAACCTGTAAAGCATTATTCAAAGTTGCTAATAATAAAGCGATGGATATACCAAGTGATGGAGTTAATTCTAAGAGAGAGAAACGTTGTGCAAACTGTTTGCTAATTGTTGAACCTAATGATGAACGTAATCTTTCTTGGGAAACAATGGAGTTCTGTAATGAGGAGTGTCTAGgcaaatttcaaacaaaatatggAAGTTATTGCAGAAATTGCAATGGTTCAGTACAAGCAGTAAGTTTAGGAAAATATTGTGTACGATTTGGTTATGATGTTAGACAATTTTGTTGTTCCACATGTTTGGAAGAATTCAAAAAGGGCCTAAAAGTATGCAGTTATTGTCAAAAAGATATAAGCTCTAGTGCAGAAGGTTTTCTTGCACCAGTTGGTGATAAAGGACAATTTAAGGATTTCTGTACTCAAGATtgtatggaaaaatattcaaaaatgaGCTCTGTTGAACCTCCAAACATAGAAAAAAAATGCTGCAGCGTTTGCCAAGAA GAAAAAATTGTTCATTGTGAGGTTCAAATAGATAGATCTGATCCAGTAGCTATATGTAGTGAACCATGTTTTGCAGCATTCAAATTTGTGAAAAAGGTTGATCCTGACCAGTGTTCTACCTGcaaaaaattttttgagttaCCTAACAAAAAAAGTTCTGTTGTGTTTTATGAGAATGAAGCTCATACGTTTTGTTCTAAAACTTGtttaaatgtatttattattaccAATAGGAAAATTGTTCCTTGTAATTGGTGcaaagtaaaaaaatataattttgacaTGATTAAAAAGGAACTAAAAACATGTCAAGTAATGATGATGTGCAGTTTAAATTGCTTAACATTATATCAG gTTTCTATCAATGCAGTTTCAGCAAAACGAATAAACTGTGACTTTTGTAAAGAATTTTCGCAAGCACAATATCATTTAACAATGTCAGATGCAACGATACGAAATTTTTGTTCTTATCATTGTGTAATGAATTTTCAAGCTCAGTATACTAAATCTCCGATTACGATACCGACTGGCGATGATCCTGTACCTACTGGCATGCCCAAAAGAACGTTACCTCAAAGAAACACAAATTCCAATAATCAAAAAGTTAATGATATACAAAACAAAAAGAATATGCCTGTAATTTCTTCCGTGACAAGTTTAGCCACAATTGGAAATGGTCAATCCAGTCCAACAACTCAACAAAACAGTGTAAATAACATGTTAGTACCTTCAGTTGCTATCAGCCAAAATCAAACACAGCAAGTAATTTATAAacaacatattataacaagacCACCAAGTCCAGTCCAAATTCACAATAAAACAACTCAGTGTAAACCTGTGATGCACACAAAAGGAGTTTCAGTACGTCCACATCCTTGTACAAAAGCTTCACAGACGGATGGGATTCACCAAGCAGTTGTACCGATACCAGTTCCAATTTATGTTCCATTTCCAATGCATATGTATACTATGCCTTTTCCAGTTCCATTACCTTTTCCATTACCAATTCCTGTTCCTATCTTTATACCTACAACAAGAAATAGTGCTAAaggaatatttaaagaaatcaaAAGAATACAGGAAAAAATACCAGCAGATCCTTTTGAAGCTGAACTTCTTATGATGGCAGAGATGGTTGCGACAGAGAAAAAAGCTAATGAGACTGATTCGGATTCTACAGATGATAG AGATGAAGATACTGGCGACCGTGATCATTCACATAGTGGAGTTTTCAGTCCAGAAGGCGTTGATTCTAGTAATACATTTGGTGATGACATGTTACAAATGGCTTTGAAAATGGCAACTGGAGAATTGGATGAGCCAGCTGTTGACTTAGAAGCTGCTTTAACTCCAAATACTATTACTGCTACACAAGCACCAACACAATCTGACACAACTATAGAAAATGATG ttCAATCGGAACGGCTTATTGTTCCCTCTCGGGGAAGAAAACGAATGGTTCCATATAAACCACGATCTACGCCAAATAAACGAGGAAGGCGCGTATCTGGCACAAATGATATGCCTTTGATGCCACCCCCAGAACCTCAACCTCCGCCTCAACCGAGAATAATAGAACCCATAGAAAAACCAGATGCTAATATGGCTCTCAAATATACCTTTGGAGTAAATGCTTGGAGACAATGG gTAGTTACAAAAAATGCTGAATTAGAAAAACAAAGTACACCAattagaaaaatgaaattatttaaaacagaTCTTTTGCAACTCACAGCTGACGAATTAAATTATTCATTATGCCTTTTTGTGAAAGAAGTTAAAAAACCAAATGGAGCAGAATATGCTCCTGATACAATATATTATCTCTGTTTAG gAATTCAACagtatttatttgaaaataatagaaTAGACAATATTTTCACAGATTCATATTACGAAAGATTTACTGATTGTTTAAATGAAGTTGCAAAGAAATTTTCTGTTCTTTATAATGATGCAC AATATATTGTAACAAGAGTTGAAGAAGAACATTTATGGGAATGTAAGCAATTAGGTGCTCATTCTCCTCATGTCCTTTTAAATACTCTAATGTTCTTTAACACTAAACATTTTAATCTTGTA ACAGTAGAAGAACATATGCAATTATCATTTTCTCACATCATGAAACATTGGAAACGTAATCCAGCTGCACAACTTACTACAGGAGCAGGAAAAGTTCCAGGTTCCAGAAACGTTCTTCTTCGTTTCTATCCACCACAATCAGCATTGG AAGGTAATTCACGTAAAAAGAAAGTATATGAGCAAcaggaaaatgaagaaaatccATTAAGATGTCCAGTCAAATTATATGAGTTTTACTTGTCTAAATG TCCAGAAAGTGTTAAGACTCGGAACGATGTATTCTATTTATTGCCAGAAAGAAGTTGTGTACCGGACAGTCCAGTATGGTATTCAACATCTCCATTGGCTAAGGAACATCTCATAAAAATGTTATATCGCATTAAAATGGTTAAAGAAATCAATGTGGCATTATTAACTAGTTAA
- the LOC126918793 gene encoding zinc finger MYM-type protein 3 isoform X3 — protein MDSNIGMELSTNQTQKDSDTENETKSKDMNESNKRTDITINEEQRLVISKEDENFVDQNEGNNKIKKKKINMVDEIEKNLSDENSKSIQLSTTISCQENLSTTKSCQQNISEEDCNDTQSLTLHESTTKNISQEKGSIELMISNTIDKDDIDKLSDNINVVECTKSKKSLRDISEEVENVNIDGSCDLHLAEKEIVENVLEDSQINKQFAVNEKNNSDNKKTDSMETSESNDRNVTEKNIIEPENTEFVQFSQEKHGDAQIESQSMDAEDPFGGDSLTTENIESMDTDDLTETNIGFSKLCNQTNNLPAIVNNEESSFSNNKNKKDDNNGANKDSSIDILRSPNVTLDLQDTSKNGNENSVQSECNENLHINSTEKCDNQTKKSVDEITPMDTEEEQSNVLPGQDDELCIIPDSMKVIIPEQTEKSNSSNKESIHKDNHKQNEIKQTCENSGPNNDENKDLHQSLKEQNTINESIVTDAKNIRTETDSSNKITDITTDVINIDEESKNSEIEEITTKEICKQCNEEKSCKIKVKIGFDTYNVCSKTCKALFKVANNKAMDIPSDGVNSKREKRCANCLLIVEPNDERNLSWETMEFCNEECLGKFQTKYGSYCRNCNGSVQAVSLGKYCVRFGYDVRQFCCSTCLEEFKKGLKVCSYCQKDISSSAEGFLAPVGDKGQFKDFCTQDCMEKYSKMSSVEPPNIEKKCCSVCQEEKIVHCEVQIDRSDPVAICSEPCFAAFKFVKKVDPDQCSTCKKFFELPNKKSSVVFYENEAHTFCSKTCLNVFIITNRKIVPCNWCKVKKYNFDMIKKELKTCQVMMMCSLNCLTLYQVSINAVSAKRINCDFCKEFSQAQYHLTMSDATIRNFCSYHCVMNFQAQYTKSPITIPTGDDPVPTGMPKRTLPQRNTNSNNQKVNDIQNKKNMPVISSVTSLATIGNGQSSPTTQQNSVNNMLVPSVAISQNQTQQVIYKQHIITRPPSPVQIHNKTTQCKPVMHTKGVSVRPHPCTKASQTDGIHQAVVPIPVPIYVPFPMHMYTMPFPVPLPFPLPIPVPIFIPTTRNSAKGIFKEIKRIQEKIPADPFEAELLMMAEMVATEKKANETDSDSTDDRDEDTGDRDHSHSGVFSPEGVDSSNTFGDDMLQMALKMATGELDEPAVDLEAALTPNTITATQAPTQSDTTIENDVQSERLIVPSRGRKRMVPYKPRSTPNKRGRRVSGTNDMPLMPPPEPQPPPQPRIIEPIEKPDANMALKYTFGVNAWRQWVVTKNAELEKQSTPIRKMKLFKTDLLQLTADELNYSLCLFVKEVKKPNGAEYAPDTIYYLCLGIQQYLFENNRIDNIFTDSYYERFTDCLNEVAKKFSVLYNDAQYIVTRVEEEHLWECKQLGAHSPHVLLNTLMFFNTKHFNLVTVEEHMQLSFSHIMKHWKRNPAAQLTTGAGKVPGSRNVLLRFYPPQSALEGNSRKKKVYEQQENEENPLRCPVKLYEFYLSKCPESVKTRNDVFYLLPERSCVPDSPVWYSTSPLAKEHLIKMLYRIKMVKEINVALLTS, from the exons aTGGATTCTAATATTGGTATGGAATTATCAACTAATCAAACTCAAAAGGATTCAGACacagaaaatgaaacaaaaagTAAAGATATGAACGAATCTAATAAAAGAACAGATATTACTATAAATGAAGAACAGAGATTAGTAATCTCGAAAGAAGATGAAAATTTTGTTGATCAAAATGAAGGCAAtaataagattaaaaaaaaaaaaataaatatggtagatgaaatagaaaaaaatttaTCTGATGAAAATTCAAAAAGTATTCAATTATCAACCACTATATCATGTCAAGAGAATTTGTCAACTACTAAGTCATGTCAACAAAATATTTCTGAAGAAG ATTGTAATGACACACAATCATTGACTTTACATGAAAgtactacaaaaaatatttcacaGGAAAAAGGTTCAATAGAATTAATGATATCCAATACTATTGACAAAGATGACATAGATAAATTATCAGATAATATCAATGTAGTAGAATGTACAAAATCTAAAAAAAGTTTAAGAGATATATCAGAAGAAGTAGAAAATGTCAATATAGATGGTTCATGTGATTTGCACttagcagaaaaagaaattgttgaaaatGTTTTAGAAGATTCTcaaataaacaaacaatttgcagttaatgaaaaaaataattcagATAATAAAAAGACTGACTCAATGGAGACATCAGAGAGTAATGATAGAAATGTGACAGAAAAAAACATTATAGAACCAGAAAATACTGAATTTGTGCAGTTTTCTCAAGAGAAACATGGAGATGCACAAATTGAAAGTCAATCTATGGATGCTGAAGATCCTTTTGGTGGAGATAGTCTTACAACAGAAAATATTGAATCTATGGATACTGACGACCTTACTGAAACTAATATAGGATTTTCTAAATTGTGCAACCAAACTAATAATTTACCAGCTATTGTAAATAATGAAGAAAGCAGttttagtaataataaaaacaaaaaggATGACAATAATGGAGCAAATAAAGATAGTTCCATTGATATTTTACGTTCTCCAAATGTTACATTGGACTTACAAGATACTAGTAAAAATGGTAATGAAAATTCAGTTCAATCAGAATGCAATGAAAATCTACATATAAATTCCACTGAAAAGTGTGATAATCAAACAAAGAAATCTGTCGATGAAATAACACCAATGGATACTGAAGAAGAACAATCTAATGTTTTACCAGGACAAGATGATGAGTTATGTATTATCCCAGATAGTATGAAAGTCATAATTCCTGAGCAAACAGAAAAATCAAACTCTAGTAATAAAGAATCAATACATAAAGATAACCATAAACAAAATGAAATTAAGCAAACATGTGAAAATTCCGGACCAAATAATGATGAAAACAAAGACTTACATCAAAGCCTGAAGGAACAAAATACCATAAATGAATCTATTGTAACAGATGCAAAAAATATCAGGACAGAAACAGATTCAAGTAATAAAATCACAGATATTACTACAGATGTTATTAACATTGATGAAGAGTCAAAAAATTCCGAAATTGAAGAAATCACAACTAAAGAAATTTGTAAACAATGTAACGAagaaaaatcatgtaaaattaaagtaaaaattgGTTTTGATACTTACAATGTATGTTCGAAAACCTGTAAAGCATTATTCAAAGTTGCTAATAATAAAGCGATGGATATACCAAGTGATGGAGTTAATTCTAAGAGAGAGAAACGTTGTGCAAACTGTTTGCTAATTGTTGAACCTAATGATGAACGTAATCTTTCTTGGGAAACAATGGAGTTCTGTAATGAGGAGTGTCTAGgcaaatttcaaacaaaatatggAAGTTATTGCAGAAATTGCAATGGTTCAGTACAAGCAGTAAGTTTAGGAAAATATTGTGTACGATTTGGTTATGATGTTAGACAATTTTGTTGTTCCACATGTTTGGAAGAATTCAAAAAGGGCCTAAAAGTATGCAGTTATTGTCAAAAAGATATAAGCTCTAGTGCAGAAGGTTTTCTTGCACCAGTTGGTGATAAAGGACAATTTAAGGATTTCTGTACTCAAGATtgtatggaaaaatattcaaaaatgaGCTCTGTTGAACCTCCAAACATAGAAAAAAAATGCTGCAGCGTTTGCCAAGAA GAAAAAATTGTTCATTGTGAGGTTCAAATAGATAGATCTGATCCAGTAGCTATATGTAGTGAACCATGTTTTGCAGCATTCAAATTTGTGAAAAAGGTTGATCCTGACCAGTGTTCTACCTGcaaaaaattttttgagttaCCTAACAAAAAAAGTTCTGTTGTGTTTTATGAGAATGAAGCTCATACGTTTTGTTCTAAAACTTGtttaaatgtatttattattaccAATAGGAAAATTGTTCCTTGTAATTGGTGcaaagtaaaaaaatataattttgacaTGATTAAAAAGGAACTAAAAACATGTCAAGTAATGATGATGTGCAGTTTAAATTGCTTAACATTATATCAG gTTTCTATCAATGCAGTTTCAGCAAAACGAATAAACTGTGACTTTTGTAAAGAATTTTCGCAAGCACAATATCATTTAACAATGTCAGATGCAACGATACGAAATTTTTGTTCTTATCATTGTGTAATGAATTTTCAAGCTCAGTATACTAAATCTCCGATTACGATACCGACTGGCGATGATCCTGTACCTACTGGCATGCCCAAAAGAACGTTACCTCAAAGAAACACAAATTCCAATAATCAAAAAGTTAATGATATACAAAACAAAAAGAATATGCCTGTAATTTCTTCCGTGACAAGTTTAGCCACAATTGGAAATGGTCAATCCAGTCCAACAACTCAACAAAACAGTGTAAATAACATGTTAGTACCTTCAGTTGCTATCAGCCAAAATCAAACACAGCAAGTAATTTATAAacaacatattataacaagacCACCAAGTCCAGTCCAAATTCACAATAAAACAACTCAGTGTAAACCTGTGATGCACACAAAAGGAGTTTCAGTACGTCCACATCCTTGTACAAAAGCTTCACAGACGGATGGGATTCACCAAGCAGTTGTACCGATACCAGTTCCAATTTATGTTCCATTTCCAATGCATATGTATACTATGCCTTTTCCAGTTCCATTACCTTTTCCATTACCAATTCCTGTTCCTATCTTTATACCTACAACAAGAAATAGTGCTAAaggaatatttaaagaaatcaaAAGAATACAGGAAAAAATACCAGCAGATCCTTTTGAAGCTGAACTTCTTATGATGGCAGAGATGGTTGCGACAGAGAAAAAAGCTAATGAGACTGATTCGGATTCTACAGATGATAG AGATGAAGATACTGGCGACCGTGATCATTCACATAGTGGAGTTTTCAGTCCAGAAGGCGTTGATTCTAGTAATACATTTGGTGATGACATGTTACAAATGGCTTTGAAAATGGCAACTGGAGAATTGGATGAGCCAGCTGTTGACTTAGAAGCTGCTTTAACTCCAAATACTATTACTGCTACACAAGCACCAACACAATCTGACACAACTATAGAAAATGATG ttCAATCGGAACGGCTTATTGTTCCCTCTCGGGGAAGAAAACGAATGGTTCCATATAAACCACGATCTACGCCAAATAAACGAGGAAGGCGCGTATCTGGCACAAATGATATGCCTTTGATGCCACCCCCAGAACCTCAACCTCCGCCTCAACCGAGAATAATAGAACCCATAGAAAAACCAGATGCTAATATGGCTCTCAAATATACCTTTGGAGTAAATGCTTGGAGACAATGG gTAGTTACAAAAAATGCTGAATTAGAAAAACAAAGTACACCAattagaaaaatgaaattatttaaaacagaTCTTTTGCAACTCACAGCTGACGAATTAAATTATTCATTATGCCTTTTTGTGAAAGAAGTTAAAAAACCAAATGGAGCAGAATATGCTCCTGATACAATATATTATCTCTGTTTAG gAATTCAACagtatttatttgaaaataatagaaTAGACAATATTTTCACAGATTCATATTACGAAAGATTTACTGATTGTTTAAATGAAGTTGCAAAGAAATTTTCTGTTCTTTATAATGATGCAC AATATATTGTAACAAGAGTTGAAGAAGAACATTTATGGGAATGTAAGCAATTAGGTGCTCATTCTCCTCATGTCCTTTTAAATACTCTAATGTTCTTTAACACTAAACATTTTAATCTTGTA ACAGTAGAAGAACATATGCAATTATCATTTTCTCACATCATGAAACATTGGAAACGTAATCCAGCTGCACAACTTACTACAGGAGCAGGAAAAGTTCCAGGTTCCAGAAACGTTCTTCTTCGTTTCTATCCACCACAATCAGCATTGG AAGGTAATTCACGTAAAAAGAAAGTATATGAGCAAcaggaaaatgaagaaaatccATTAAGATGTCCAGTCAAATTATATGAGTTTTACTTGTCTAAATG TCCAGAAAGTGTTAAGACTCGGAACGATGTATTCTATTTATTGCCAGAAAGAAGTTGTGTACCGGACAGTCCAGTATGGTATTCAACATCTCCATTGGCTAAGGAACATCTCATAAAAATGTTATATCGCATTAAAATGGTTAAAGAAATCAATGTGGCATTATTAACTAGTTAA